catttccaaacaaagaaaaataatttcccttaatttattttctttcctcttccTTTATATCCAAACAGTGTTAcagatttcaaattttcaatgcaATAGTGAATAGTCCTCCAATCAAAGCTGATCTGAGATCATCTCCTGAATGAAAAGACACTTTACCCTCAAATGCTCTTTTCAAAAATGAAACTAAAAAGGAAACTTGCCCACCAGAGAAAAATTCTATTTGtcaaatgaaaatgaaaagaGCACATAATACATGCTGAAAATAAGCACTCATCAACTTGCCAAATAAAGCGCAGGCTTAACTTTCATGAAAGTTAACAAAATCAAAATTCGGAAGCacataaaaacaaaaacaaacaAAATGAATGTCATATTCTTCCCTGCTAAATATTTTGAACTGCCTGAACTACTACCACCAACATTATGATTTATGAGCTTTCAGTCTATCCAATCCAAGGACAGGATGCAACGGAAAAAAAATGTCTTAATTCCTGCTACTACAAACCTAGCCAATTTGCATGCTCATCAAGCAGAAAATTGTCCACAACTCTTCTACTTAATCCTAGTTTCACTTCTTCAAAGAAGATAGTAGTATCCGAGGGCTACAAGCACAAGAAGTAGcaaagcagcagcagcagcagcagcagcccaCATCCAATAATTAGTTGACTTTTTCCTCCTCAGGATAGCTTTTGGAAGTGAATCTGTGCCCCTTGACCGAATCCGGTGCTTGACAGAGTTCTCCTTCTTAACTTTTGCCTTCACTGATGCAGGAGGTTCATCATGCACTTCAAACTTCTCAGTTTCTGTTTCCTCCGCAACTTCCTCAGCTGGATCCTCAGATTCAATCATAGATGCAGATGCTGCAGCtttcttcttcaatttcttttcacgCTCCTGTAAGTAAAAATCAGAAGTAATGTTTAAGATTCTAAATGCAACCAAATGGTAAATAGTAAGCAATTATTAGATGGAGGGAATAAAGTAATAATTTCCTTAATCTTCTTTTCAGCTTCCTTTTGAGCTTTTATAGCTGCTTTAGCTGCAGCTTTCTCAGccaatttcttcttcctctccaTGGCTTGCTTAGCTTTTTCCATCTCTTCTTCTCTTTTGAGCTCCTTCAATTTTGCTTCATCTATTTCCTTCTTTACAGGATGATTTTTTTGCTGCTTTTCTGACCCGGAGATCTCATCAGCCACATCAATATGCTCTGAAGTGGCCTTTGAATCTGTCTTACTTGATTCTTTCTGGACCTTCTGGGTGGGCAAAGTATCCTTTTGTGGAGTGGATTTTGGTTCTTCCTTCACTCGTTTAATATTAGCTTTTGCCACTGGCTCTGGTTCAGATGGTACTGCTGTCTCCAATACCACCAATGGCTTCTCATCAGCGTTTCTGATTCGTCCATCCCTACTCAACTGTCTACTGTCAAGTGATGGCAAAATTCTTTTCTCATAATCATCCCTAAAGGCCTTGTTATTGCTCCAAAGGGACATAAATTTATCAACCTAGTTAACATTTCAGAGTACAAGATATTCTTAGAATGTTGCCacaagaaaattttatttaaaaaaaaagtcgTTCCAAACAACTACCCTTACCTCTTCACAGGAAAGCTCCTCAAGAGCCTTTATATCTTTCTTTGCAGCAAGGTCTTTAGCTTCAGTCATGGTCTTGCGGCTATTATAGAAGTGAACATTCTGATAGAGACAGAATACATTAATCATATTGAACAGTAAAGCTAGCATGAAAGATGAATCAAGGGTAAACTAGATTTTCCATAAAGTGAATTACCAAAAGAGAATGTTAATTCAATAATGTGCCAAAACAAAGTACACCAAGGGGAGAAAAAGATTAGGAGAACAACGATAAGCTCATTAGTTTTGGCTTTCCAATGTTTCTTAATGCAAATTTCAACTATCATATAGTTGATTTTAAAGCAAGCAACAAAAGAAGTgcaaaaagaaaaacaagaacAGCCTTCTAGTGGATAAGCGCAAGAAATCGCAACTATATGATGTCATTTTTGTCCAAACATGACTTTCTAAAACAAGCTTTCATACAATGGGTCGATCGTAAAATAAATAAACTTCTGGTGTTAAAAGAAATGAATGCTCCCAAACATATTCTCTAGGAGCACTTTGTTTCTCATTCGCTTCAACTAGAAGCACAGAATAATTGTTCATAGTAAATGAGTATGGGCTCAGCTTCTTGATCTGTTGAAATGAAATCTATTACTCCACTATACCCACAAAGCTTCCTAAGATTATGAATGATTAATATGTGGAAAATGGAATTAATATAGTTGCAATCCAGTGATCCACACTCTTCACTGTTTCCATCGTAATTAACAACAGTAGTTagaggtttcagtccaaactaaaaATTCCAAATCCAACTGACTCAACTAGCAAAAACCTACAACCTTAACTCCCAAAATGATGCAGGAAAAAATTATAGAGGCAAGAGAGGAAAGAAAGTCATAAAAATACTGAAGAACCATAGCACAGGAAAGTGAACCATCATAGGAAAGGGGATAGAGAAAGGAAAAAGCAAAAAAGGGAGGGGCGTGTATTTAAACAGGAAAAGAGAAAGAAAGTCCTAATTGCTTTAGATATTGTATGCCCAACAACTGCAAAAAGCTTAGTACAACATAAATCACATGCTTAACAAATCAGCTACAACTCTTTAGAATGACAATATTCCATTTCTTTACTCAGACAAGAAGTTTTTCCCAACCACATACAGTTTGAAAAACGGTAGCCAGGTTCAATAAAACGTAATTGATTGAACTAATCATTGACATAAAAGAAACATACCCCTTCATCACGTTGTTGCCTTAACGACTTGATATTGTCGTATGCTTTGTCCCTCTTCTGCATCACAGCTGTCAGATCATCCTGTAAGGACTTGATTTCAAAATCTAATCCACTCACTTTTTCCCTGAGTTGGTTAATTCTTCCCCAAACTGCCTGTTGCTCTTTTTTTACTCCATCCAAATCCACACCCATAAGCTACAACACCATAAATATACAGAATAAGCATACACATGCTAATGACAAAGAATATTCTCGACCATCAGAGAAGTTAATGAAACTACAAAATCTGAATATAAAAGCCAAAACTACAAAACTCTTACTTTGACCTGATCTTGAATAGCTTCTTTCTGGCCCAATGAATCTTGAATCTTTGCTCTCATAGCAGCATTAGCAATTACTTTTTCCCTTGTCCCCTCGAGCTGTTTGATTTCTCTAAGTATTTGCTTCTCCTCTGTTAATGGGATGCTCTCATGCTGTATGCGATATTGCAAGCTGTATATCTAAATTCAACAATACCAAAGCATAAGGCAAGTAAAAATGGAGCAACAGCCACTACTGCtcaaaaaaattgttgaataacaATGTTACAGAAACACTAGCAATTAAATCAAGCAAGATCAATAACACTAGCAATTACAACATACAAGATCATTAAGTTCTTCCTCAGATGAACATAGACCACCACGACCTGCATTGTTTGTGTTCCGCAGCTTACCCAGTGCCTGCTGCAGAGgttctatttcctttttcttctcattAAAAATTGTTTTGTACTGTACATTCTCATTTCTTAGAGCCTTCACTTGTCCCAGCAATTCCGCACGCTCTGACTACAAGAGAAACGGAAACAAATAATTGGAATTTATTGTTTGGAGGTTGGAATAAGATTGGCTGTAAAATTAGGCATAATCTTTTGTGTACAACTTGAAAGGATTTCTTAATCAACATAAAACAGCATTCAACATAACAGATTGATAGTAGCCTCCTCAAGTCCCACGTTTTAATAGTAAATAATTCTCAAAATCTACAAGATCCAATGAATGTGCACCCCATGCTAATGCAATAATGTTAAATAATCCTGACATCTAAAAATGTTTCAAAAACCACAATAAATATGTGTGAACTGTGAAGCCAAGATAAAATAAAATGGGAGGAAATAAAGGGGGGGGAAGGGGGGTGGTTTGTTGAAGAAAAGAAAGAGGTCCTCCAAAAACAGTAAATACACCATACACATCAAATTGGTGACATGCACATTTACCAAATGCTTAAAGATAAGAAACAACTAGATCCACTGCACGTTTATAAATCCATAAGATGGTTTACAAACTCAAACGTTAAAGAAGGCTATCTGTTAAAAATCCATGAATTGTATTCTATCAATCTTTTTATGAAACATGGAAATAAAAGAGAAAGTGAAGACAAAAATTCATGACCCCTTGGACAAGAAACCTTGACTCTTCCACTTTGTTAATCATGTACTCAGAACCATTGCACCTAGAACTTCAGTCAATCAAAGGAAATTCTATCAAAATGATTCCTCCTATATCTCATTCTAATTCTCTTTTTAAATAAACAAAATTGAAGAGGatggaataattaaaaaaatagggAAAAAAAACCCATCACCAAACACATTATTAAAATTGCATTCTTCAAATGGCTTTTACGATAAAAGATTGATAATATTTTTCCAGTAATAAAGTAACTAAGTATTCTTTTTCTTAAAAAAGTATGCCAGACACAAACTTCTTTTGTATACAGCAAGCATACTAGGGTTCCATTATCCTTTGTTGCTTTGGATAAATTCATTATGTTTCAAAAAAGAATAGTTCCATAACAGTatttaataacattaaaattcaTGATACGTTAAGTACTTTCTTTACAGCCTTAACCATCATAATTGCTCTGAAATCTACTAGATCGTAACGAATAACTAACAGTTGGCAAATGGGATTATGCAAAGATAATAATTTTATCTATCTTGATCATACAACTGAAATGATAATTCAGGTGGTGAGAACAAGTAACTTTTTCAACATACCCTCTTTGCTTTCAATTCTTCAGTAATCTGAAAACGGGACTGATTGCTCTTCTGAATCTCCCTGTCATACTGGTCAATTTTGGCTTTTATTTTAGGATCATCAAATGGTCGGTATCTTACAAAATAAAAGGTATGGATCTGCTTTGGAGCAGGCCACTCATCAGCTGCATCCGTTGGGAACTTAGAATCTGCAACCTCATCCCCTTCTCCTTTAGCTGGCTCCTCCTCATGCGAACCAAATTTTATAGGTTTAAAACCAGATTCCTTATCCAGCTTTCCATTTTCCTTGTCATGCAAAAATGAATTATCTACTTCAGTAACAGTCTCAACAGGTACTTGAGCCATCTCAGATCCACCAACCTCCACACCCATTCTTCTGAGCAGCGATCAACCTTGAAAAATGGAAAACCTGATTGACAAAGCAATAAAATATTATGTAAATAAAGTTTCAACAAACACACTTATATATTACTATCAAATCAGTACAAATCCATTTGTTTTGAGAGCGTTGTTGATGAAGGATCAAATAGTTGAAcaagaataattaaaataaattgaagaactCAAGATCACCAAATCAATGAATCTATCAATCTTACAGGCCAGCTGTTTACCACAATAAGCAATCAAGTAGAACATATACCGATCGTTGAATGAAAAAAACCCAGATAATACAACCAATTAGATACCAAATAAAACTCAAAAAGACCATGGCCATGCCATTGATATATGAAATCcattaatttaagaaaaaaaaaatcaaagctaACTCAATTGAGCAACAAACAATTATCGCAAAAATACATAAAATCATTGAAAAACCATGTTAATCACAGAGGaaatacacaaaaaaaaaattccagcAAACAAATCCAACAGAAACAACAAAAACCAGGAATAGACCAACATAAGTAAAACAATATTAAGTGGTCAAGTACAATAGATGCGAACCAAAACGGTAGCTAAACAGAATGGGGCAGGGAAGAAGTGAAAGAAAGACGGAATTGGATACGATAACAGAAGaaatgaaggaatggaagcaAGAAGAGAAGACCCTCTTGACAGAGGGGGGTCAGATCTGAAGCTCTGTctgactctctctctctccgtGTCTATCTTTTCCCCTGTTTCTGATTTCTattcaagagagagagagagagaaagagataaAGAGAAATATTGCGGTTAAATTGTCGCAGTCACAAAGTAAGGATGCCTATCTGATCTGTTACTCCTTTTGTTTTTGTTTGGTTTATTGGAATTGGATATTGATTTTGCCAATGCACCTTATGCTGtagtttttattttaaaattatttttttccttttacaaaaattatagagttttaccttattttttatcttaaaaattggataaatttttaaatattattattaagctatataattttaaaattaaatcttagattattttaaaaaaattaaaacttaaataataacttataaaattaaatcgataattaaaaaattattatatgatatataattttaaaataataaaaaatgactTATAATTCATCACCTCTTAAGATTTCAAGCATTAGACAATGCATTCTCCAGACAGATACTAGTAATACTCATTGGAGTACTGTCTTGATCAAATGTGACTTTTGACAtgcatattttaaaattttattgttacCAATAAAACtctgaatttatattttttagaatacatatttaatctttaaatttaaaaattttttaatataatttattttaaacttatttttttattttttaaatttaaaaaattataacttaTCCTTATTTTGTCCCTGGACCATTGATTGGctcattttaaattaattttaataatatattttaaagaattattttcattaattacagcattaattaataataaataaaacagTCGTTTAGCAATAGTACCAAACAGAAGAGCGTAAACGGAAGAATACAGAGAGCAATGGATACAATTTTTAGCAAATAAAATAATCTGGTCCTTGGCAGTATTCATTCCCGTTAGGAACACGTGGCATGTGTGAATCCATGGGCTTTTGTTACGGACACGTTTGGTCGATGATTACGAGAGCACCGTTTGTTTCCGTCTTTTAAGATGAAAATACATAAATACCCCTATCTTTTATAGGAATTTCACTAAATGACATTTTACACCTGCAACGTCTTCTCTGAACAGGGAATCTCCTTCGCAGGTCCACTAGATTTGCTCCCGCTCTAAGTCTATGTTTGGATAAATTTTAAGAGAGAAAAGGAAATGAATGAAGGGAAATATTTTTGTTCTTTATTTTTGTTTTGTGTtttaataagtaaaaaataaaagaacaaaagtaaaaaattaatattaaaaataaaggttaaatatataatttttaatgtataaatttaattttttctttatttttatttttttaatttaaaaaaaataattaaaaaataaaatttatttttttatccaaaaaaaatatctttttaaaattattttcctctaattatttttcttattctcTTTTAACATGGTGTAAGTCTCAATCGTTcattattgaattttaaaatattttaaaaacagtttaaataataattttattaatttaaagttttatagatttaaatatattaatttatttttaatatttttaattaatatatttaaacaaatattttttaatagattctttaattaattttgttaaaatttttcttttttatttaatttttaattatacaaAAATTCGAAGTTAATTTACTCTTTTAAAGTTTAGACTTTTAGAATTtaggatttaaattattatgatttaaatttaaaattttagaattaaggtttaaaatattaaatttagaaTATCTAAATTTAAGGtttagatttttaaaattaatttaagtttTTAGAAAATACATATATAAAAAGAAATGTAGGACAGGTAGGATATGTATAGTTGGGTCATATAACATTACTCCTTTAAAAAAtacttatcaaaaattaaaaaacgccagttgactttttttttttttaattgacattGTGTTGTgagattttatttttcatttttatgatGATTTTTTTTCACTATCTATGTCAATatattaactttcatttatttttttttttaaagtaaaaaagTTTTACGTATATTTGGATTCAACTCCCTTAATACATATATGATTGATTAGGTCAAAAGTTTACTATGCATAGATTTAATTCTTTTAAGTTTAAATGTCATTATCATTCAACATATTAGGTGttaattctttttaattattatgCTTTGAGTGGGATTAAATTCACAAACTGGAAATTCTAAAAACAGGGTAATAAAACTTGAAATTCTATATTTGACTGTTTGTGAGATGAAAATTTAATGTTTTTTTAGCTTCTCTTGAGCATAGTAGATAAAGTCTTTTTTAAATTAACCAAATGGCTTTGAAAGGTGTTGGAGCACAGAAGTTGCTTTGGCAATTCACAAGCGCTGGCCCAACCCAAGTTAAGTACTAAAAATAAGAATGGCAACAGGTGGGTTGGAGAATTGCTCTCTTCCTCCTCACTTAATAGGAATTTGGGATCGGGTCGAGAGAAGCGAAGCTGATTTCaagactttttatttttattttttatttttatttattattatataatataaatttatttattaaaaaataaattagaagttaaaaatataaattttaaataaaatttacataaaaataaattatttttaataaaaaataataatatattatacaaGGCAAGTTATAAAATTCAGAGCGGTGAGAAGATTACTCGTTTCCACTCCATATAATATTAGGATCGAAATGAAGTTAGATAAAATTTGGAACAAGTCCAATCAGGTTCGGAAATACTAAATTGGTTAGTTTCCTACTTCATTAGCTTATGAGAGTTGCTTTTATTTCTACGTTATTCCATCCTTTACTGAagtgaatttatttattattatgatTTGTGTATTAGGAATTATCTGCTACTAATCTTATTTTTTACTATTGAATTATTAAGCCTGATAATCAAATCTCTATCTTAGGGTAACTTCTTGGGTATAGTTTGTTAAAAAATGAGACTTGTATTATATGGCATGCTGGAAGAAAGGTTGATTGTTCATGCCTATTTTGTCAGCTCGTATTTATCATTATCATGCTTGTCTtg
The Hevea brasiliensis isolate MT/VB/25A 57/8 chromosome 15, ASM3005281v1, whole genome shotgun sequence genome window above contains:
- the LOC110672184 gene encoding proton pump-interactor 1, producing the protein MGVEVGGSEMAQVPVETVTEVDNSFLHDKENGKLDKESGFKPIKFGSHEEEPAKGEGDEVADSKFPTDAADEWPAPKQIHTFYFVRYRPFDDPKIKAKIDQYDREIQKSNQSRFQITEELKAKRSERAELLGQVKALRNENVQYKTIFNEKKKEIEPLQQALGKLRNTNNAGRGGLCSSEEELNDLIYSLQYRIQHESIPLTEEKQILREIKQLEGTREKVIANAAMRAKIQDSLGQKEAIQDQVKLMGVDLDGVKKEQQAVWGRINQLREKVSGLDFEIKSLQDDLTAVMQKRDKAYDNIKSLRQQRDEGNVHFYNSRKTMTEAKDLAAKKDIKALEELSCEEVDKFMSLWSNNKAFRDDYEKRILPSLDSRQLSRDGRIRNADEKPLVVLETAVPSEPEPVAKANIKRVKEEPKSTPQKDTLPTQKVQKESSKTDSKATSEHIDVADEISGSEKQQKNHPVKKEIDEAKLKELKREEEMEKAKQAMERKKKLAEKAAAKAAIKAQKEAEKKLQEREKKLKKKAAASASMIESEDPAEEVAEETETEKFEVHDEPPASVKAKVKKENSVKHRIRSRGTDSLPKAILRRKKSTNYWMWAAAAAAAALLLLVLVALGYYYLL